The genomic region TATCTATGAAATATTATTAAAGAAGATGCTTTGGAATCTAAAAAAGAAAAAGATGGGGAAGAAAAACACAAAGATAAAGATATGGAAGGGTATATGTATGCATCAGGTAAATTAATGGCTTATTATGAAGTAGTTTCAACAATAATAAATCATGCAGAGGCACTTGGAATTGATTTAAAAGATTTAAAACTTGATGATATTAATCCAGATGAAGATTTGATATAACCAAATAAAGAATGGGATGATTATGAAATTTGTTGATTTGTTCTGTGGATGCGGTGGATTTTCAAGAGGATTTGTTGAAGAGGGTTTTAAACCAGTTGTTGCAGTTGAAATTGATGGGAATGCATCAAGTTCTTATGTATTAAACTTTAATGGAAAGTTGTATGAAAAGAAGTTAAATGAATTGGTTGAAAAAGAGGTTTTATGTTATGTTGGGGATATTCCACTCAACATTCCACCATCTGATAAAGATATAAAAATTTTGAAGGAGTTGGGAACATATAAAAAAGATATTAATCCAGTAGTTATAAATGAGGATATAAGGGAAATCCATTCCTACGATATATTAAAAATCTGTAAAAAGGTTGATGTTGTTATTGGAGGGCCTCCATGTGAGGCATACACAGGAGCAAATCCTAATAGAGAAAAGAGGCCTTTTGATAGGCTCTATAAGGATGAGATGGGAAGATTGGTTTTAGAGTATATACGAATTGTCGGAGATTTGCAACCAGAGATTTTTGTCATGGAGAATGTTCCAGGGATTTTGGAAGAGGATATTAGAGAGAGCATAGAGAGAGAATTTAAAAAAGTTGGTTATGATGTTTATTTCAATATTTTGAGGGCGGAGGATTATGGTAATCCATCATCAAGAAGGAGGGTTTTTGTCTCAAATATTGAAATAAATCCAGGAAAATTAGAGTCAGTGACGGTTATTGAGGCAATTGAGGATTTGATGTTTAAGGGAAGAGAAGTTCCAAATCATGAATATGTTACACTACCAAAGAAGGTTTCAAAAAGATTATTAAAGGCAAAATGGGGAGAAGGTTTGATTAAGTTTAAAGGTTCGCGTGGGGTGTTAGATAATTATATTAGGTTGCATCCATATAAAGTAGCACCAACGGTTATGGGAAAGAGAAGGTTCATCCATCCATTTGAAAATAGGTCATTAACACCAAGAGAGCAGGCAAGATTAATGGGGTATCCAGATTATCACCTATTTGTCGGTGGAAAAGAGAGCCAATTTAATCAAGTTGGAGAGAGCGTTCCTCCAACATTATCAAGAGCAATAGCAAAGGTTGTTAAAGAGAATCTATGAAGTATATAAGAAATTTTACGGTAGTTCCCATCAAATAGATAAATATATAACTATATGATTATAGATTACTACAAAAAAAATAGTTGGAGGTAATAACATCGTAGATAAATCTAAAATTCCGAGAATTAAGCGTTTAATAAATCTTATGCGAGCTAAGTTTTACCTAATAGTCGTCAAATACAAATCGCCATACACACGCAGAGAGAAAATATCTCTCTTAGACTTAATAATCTTTTCGGTTCTTTGTATGATATACTTCGGTGGATGTATAAAAAGGGGTATGAATTTTTAATCGAAGGGTTGGGATTGTTTCCGAAAATAAGATATAACAAGATTGTTGAACGAATAAATAGATATGAACAACTTTTATTCGAGATTCAAAAGACTTTCCTAAACAAAAATTGTTTATTATTCATAGATACAATCCCAATTGAAACGAAAAAATCCGTAAGAAAGGGAAGACATGAAAAAATTGGATACTCGGAACTTATTAAAAAAACGGCAGTGTTGGATATAACCCATCGAAAAGACTGTGGTATTATGGATACAAAGCAACTTATATTACCGATGGGTTGTATCTAATGTTGATATCCATAAATCCTGCAAATCAGCATGATTTGGACATTCTAAAAGAAAATTTTAGAGGGTTTGTTCGGGAATTTATGAACTG from Methanotorris formicicus Mc-S-70 harbors:
- a CDS encoding DNA cytosine methyltransferase — protein: MKFVDLFCGCGGFSRGFVEEGFKPVVAVEIDGNASSSYVLNFNGKLYEKKLNELVEKEVLCYVGDIPLNIPPSDKDIKILKELGTYKKDINPVVINEDIREIHSYDILKICKKVDVVIGGPPCEAYTGANPNREKRPFDRLYKDEMGRLVLEYIRIVGDLQPEIFVMENVPGILEEDIRESIEREFKKVGYDVYFNILRAEDYGNPSSRRRVFVSNIEINPGKLESVTVIEAIEDLMFKGREVPNHEYVTLPKKVSKRLLKAKWGEGLIKFKGSRGVLDNYIRLHPYKVAPTVMGKRRFIHPFENRSLTPREQARLMGYPDYHLFVGGKESQFNQVGESVPPTLSRAIAKVVKENL